The Prunus persica cultivar Lovell chromosome G7, Prunus_persica_NCBIv2, whole genome shotgun sequence genome has a segment encoding these proteins:
- the LOC18769664 gene encoding tubby-like F-box protein 5, with protein MSFKGIVRELREMKDGIGSMSKRVGDRKHWHSRTMSHIAPDLAPNPPSDLIQQGQWANLPPELLLDIIQRVEESETTWPARAVVVSCASVCKSWRAIVREIVKTPEQCGRLTFPISLKQPGPRQSPIQCFIRRDRETSTFYLHYGLVPSEGEKDKLLLAAKRIRRATSTEFIISLVADDFSRASSTYVGKLRSNFLGTKFTVYDSQPPCDAVPQTNSRSSRRFHSKQVSPRVPACNYSVGTVCYELNILRTRGPRRMHCAMPSIPVSSIQEGGTAPTPTLFSQAYDEHFAPSPCSTVKELVTGYSSINLSEPHVQGAEPLVLKNKSPRWHEQLQCWCLNFRGRVTVASVKNFQLVAAVDPSHNVSAEEQERVILQFGKIGKDIFTVDYRYPLSSFQAFAICLSSFDTKPACE; from the exons ATGTCGTTCAAAGGCATTGTTCGCGAGCTGAGGGAGATGAAAGATGGAATTGGGAGCATGTCAAAGCGAGTGGGTGACCGGAAGCATTGGCATAGTAGGACGATGTCACATATTGCTCCTGATCTGGCACCAAACCCTCCATCTGATTTGATTCAACAGGGTCAGTGGGCAAATTTACCTCCGGAATTGCTTTTGGACATAATTCAGAGGGTAGAAGAAAGTGAAACCACATGGCCTGCTCGAGCTGTTGTTGTTTCTTGTGCTTCAGTTTGTAAGTCATGGAGGGCAATTGTGAGGGAGATTGTCAAAACTCCTGAGCAATGCGGAAGGCTCACATTTCCAATCTCATTGAAGCAG CCTGGGCCTCGCCAGTCTCCAATACAATGCTTCATTAGAAGGGATAGAGAAACTTCCACATTTTATCTGCACTACGGTCTGGTGCCTT CTGAGGGTGAGAAAGATAAATTATTGTTAGCGGCCAAAAGGATTAGAAGGGCAACAAGCACAGAGTTCATTATATCTTTGGTTGCAGATGATTTTTCTCGAGCCAGCAGTACTTATGTTGGTAAATTGAG ATCCAACTTTTTGGGTACCAAGTTCACCGTATATGACAGCCAGCCTCCATGTGATGCAGTACCTCAAACAAATAGTCGATCATCTCGAAGGTTCCATTCTAAGCAGGTATCTCCAAGAGTACCAGCATGTAACTACAGTGTTGGAACCGTTTGTTATGAGCTCAATATTCTCCGCACAAGGGGCCCAAGGAGAATGCACTGTGCCATGCCCTCTATTCCTGTCTCTTCTATTCAGGAGGGGGGCACCGCCCCAACACCAACTTTGTTCTCACAAGCATATGATGAGCACTTTGCTCCCTCACCCTGTTCAACAGTAAAGGAGCTAGTCACTGGTTACAGCTCTATAAACCTCTCTGAGCCACATGTCCAGGGTGCAGAACCGCtggttttgaaaaataagtCCCCTAGGTGGCATGAGCAGTTACAGTGCTGGTGCCTTAATTTTAGAGGGCGTGTTACGGTGGCTTCTGTAAAAAATTTCCAGCTTGTTGCAGCTGTTGATCCATCCCACAATGTTTCAGCTGAAGAACAAGAGAGGGTAATCCTACAGTTTGGAAAGATTGGAAAAGACATCTTCACCGTGGATTATCGCTATCCCCTGTCCTCTTTCCAGGCATTTGCAATCTGCTTAAGCAGCTTCGACACCAAGCCAGCTTGTGAATGA
- the LOC18769245 gene encoding laccase-11: MPHCHIASSNKHTTIEVVINREKMISSRWNRFFCGLVFLCFGFLGLITSPAEAAIKKYQFDVQVKNVSRLCHAKSIVTVNGRFPGPTIYVREGDRVVVNVTNHAQYNMSIHWHGLKQYRNGWADGPAYITQCPIQTGSSYTYDFNVTGQRGTLWWHAHILWLRATVYGAIVIMPKQGTPFPFPQPHREAEIILGEWWNVDVEEFVKKANNLGLAPNTSDAHTINGKPGPLFPCSEKHTFVMEVEQGKTYLLRIINAALNDELFFAIAGHNLTVVEVDAVYTKPFTTQAILIAPGQTTNVLVQAAQASGRYFMATRPFMDAPVPIDNKAATGIFQYRGIPNTVLPSLPQLPVSNDTSFALSYGKKLKSLNTPNFPANVPLKVDRKLFYTIGFGKESCPTCLNGTRFVASLNNISFEMPQVGLLQAHYFNLKGVFKTDFPDSPQTPFNYTGAPLTANLGTSTGTRLSKIAFNSTVELVLQDTNLLTVETHPFHLHGYNFFVVGTGIGNFDPAKDPAKYNLVDPVERNTVGVPTGGWTAIRFRADNPGVWFMHCHLELHTGWGLKTAFVVEDGPGSDQSVLPVPKDLPPC, encoded by the exons ATGCCTCATTGCCACATTGCCTCATCAAATAAACACACCACAATTGAAGTTGTGATCAACAGAGAGAAAATGATTAGCAGCCGCTGGAACAGATTCTTCTGTGGGTTGGTGTTTCTTTGCTTTGGGTTTCTTGGCTTAATCACTTCTCCAGCAGAAGCTGccataaaaaaataccaatttGAT GTCCAAGTGAAGAATGTGAGTAGATTATGCCATGCAAAATCCATTGTTACTGTAAATGGTAGGTTTCCGGGGCCGACCATCTATGTCAGGGAAGGAGACAGAGTTGTCGTCAATGTTACAAACCATGCTCAATACAACATGTCAATTCACTG GCATGGACTGAAGCAATATCGAAACGGTTGGGCAGATGGACCGGCTTATATAACACAATGTCCAATTCAGACCGGAAGCAGCTATACTTATGACTTCAATGTAACAGGGCAAAGAGGAACTCTATGGTGGCATGCACACATTCTTTGGTTGAGGGCCACCGTCTATGGTGCAATTGTTATCATGCCTAAACAAGGGACCCCATTTCCTTTCCCACAACCACACAGGGAAGCTGAAATTATACTTGGAGAATGGTGGAATGTCGATGTGGAAGAGTTTGTCAAGAAAGCAAACAACTTGGGATTGGCACCAAACACCTCTGACGCGCACACAATCAATGGGAAGCCAGGGCCTTTGTTTCCTTGCTCTGAGAAAC ATACTTTTGTTATGGAGGTTGAGCAAGGGAAGACCTATCTACTGAGAATTATCAATGCTGCTCTCAATGATGAACTTTTCTTCGCCATTGCCGGTCACAACCTAACAGTGGTGGAGGTTGATGCAGTGTACACAAAACCATTCACTACTCAAGCCATACTAATTGCACCTGGTCAGACCACAAACGTTTTGGTACAAGCCGCTCAAGCTTCAGGCAGATACTTCATGGCTACTAGGCCTTTCATGGATGCTCCAGTTCCCATAGACAACAAGGCAGCCACAGGAATATTCCAATACAGAGGCATCCCCAACACTGTTCTACCAAGCCTTCCTCAACTGCCTGTCTCTAATGACACATCCTTTGCTTTAAGCTACGGCAAGAAACTCAAGAGCTTAAACACTCCAAATTTTCCAGCAAATGTTCCTCTCAAAGTTGACAGAAAGCTCTTCTACACAATTGGTTTTGGAAAGGAATCCTGCCCAACTTGCCTTAATGGAACAAGATTTGTTGCTTCCTTGAACAATATCTCTTTTGAGATGCCTCAGGTTGGGCTTCTACAAGCCCATTACTTCAATCTCAAGGGAGTATTCAAAACTGACTTCCCTGATAGCCCACAAACTCCTTTCAATTATACCGGTGCACCACTTACAGCCAATCTTGGGACTTCCACAGGGACTAGGCTGAGCAAGATTGCCTTCAACTCTACTGTTGAGCTGGTGTTGCAGGACACCAACCTTCTAACAGTTGAGACACATCCATTCCATCTCCATGGATacaatttctttgttgttggAACTGGGATTGGGAATTTTGATCCTGCCAAGGACCCTGCTAAATACAACTTGGTTGATCCTGTTGAGAGAAATACAGTAGGAGTTCCCACAGGTGGTTGGACTGCCATTCGTTTTAGAGCTGATAATCCAG GCGTTTGGTTCATGCACTGTCATCTGGAGCTTCATACAGGCTGGGGACTGAAAACAGCATTCGTGGTAGAAGATGGACCAGGATCAGATCAATCTGTTCTGCCTGTGCCTAAGGATCTTCCGCCATGCTGA
- the LOC18771126 gene encoding anaphase-promoting complex subunit 10 — MATESSEGEEEGKLTGGNQVLTVDDDLREMGKKAAWSVSSCKAGNGVSSLRDDNLDTYWQSDGAQPHLVNIQFQKKVKLQLVVLYVDFKLDESYTPCKISIRAGDGFHNLKDIKTVELDKPTGWVHISLSGNDPRETFVNTFMLQISVLSNHLNGRDTHVRQIKVYGPRPNPIPHQPFQFTSREFITYSSVR; from the exons ATGGCGACAGAATCATCAGAGGGGGAAGAGGAAGGGAAGCTGACAGGAGGGAACCAAGTGCTAACAGTGGACGATGATCTCAGAGAAATGGGCAAGAAGGCCGCTTGGAGTGTCAGCTCTTGCAAGGCCGGCAATGGCGTCTCATCTCTTCGTGACGACAATCTTGATACTTATTGGCA ATCGGATGGTGCGCAACCTCATTTAGTAAACATTCAATTCCAGAAGAAAGTGAAGCTCCAA CTTGTTGTTCTCTATGTGGATTTCAAGCTTGATGAGAGCTATACACCTTGTAAGATCTCAATTCGTGCCGGGGATGGCTTCCACAACTTGAAG GACATAAAAACTGTTGAGCTCGATAAGCCAACTGGTTGGGTTCATATATCATTGTCTGGAAATGATCCTAG GGAAACTTTTGTCAATACTTTTATGCTGCAAATCTCCGTGCTATCAAATCACCTTAATGGAAGGGACACTCATGTGCGGCAGATCAAAGTTTACGGCCCTCGACC GAACCCTATTCCGCATCAGCCATTTCAGTTTACTTCAAGAGAGTTCATCACCTATTCTTCTGTGAGATGA
- the LOC18771224 gene encoding ultraviolet-B receptor UVR8 isoform X1: protein MPGVGSLVKGPRAVNVIIQRLQRCMSSTTGAVMSFGDGSHGALGLPTSLMGLGVDAYEPIRVPSLPSDVTSVTAGHYHSLAVTSQGQLWAWGRDLEAQLGRGLPSPRDSWNEPKKVAGLDQVNVCAAFASGVVSAAIGDDGSLWVWGKSKRGQLGLGNQVTESVVPSRVEALAGEKIIKVSFGWGHALALTEDGKLFGWGYSADGRLGSITESLGTSLLESRGDLNNRELSSSTLEAAEKLVLEGMAKENNMPIIWEPSLVRELHSVDVVDIACGFDHSLILCVSGDGTLLSCGSNVYGQLGREKQDLGLFPVDISFRPTYIASGLGHSLAICQVPSSNVIGGAEGIVTWGWNQSSQLGRGGSENIPLVIEGLEGEIPVTVSGGRVHSIALTSKGEVWVWGCGKNGRLGLGSSCDEAEPILLDFVEGCQVLQAVSGFDHNLVLIAE, encoded by the exons ATGCCAGGAGTGGGATCGCTGGTGAAGGGGCCTCGGGCAGTGAACGTGATCATCCAAAGGTTACAGAGATGTATGAGCAGCACAACCGGCGCTGTGATGAGCTTTGGAGACGGAAGCCATGGAGCTCTGGGTTTGCCCACTTCCCTCATGGGCCTTGGTGTGGACGCTTACGAGCCTATTCGGGTCCCTTCTCTGCCTTCTGATGTCACCAGCGTCACCGCCGGACACTACCACTCGCTTGCTGTGACTTCCCAAGGCCAGCTCTGGGCTTGGGGCCGAGACCTTGAAGCCCAGCTCGGCCGTGGTCTCCCTTCTCCCAG AGATTCATGGAATGAACCAAAGAAAGTAGCAGGGTTGGATCAAGTAAATGTTTGTGCTGCATTTGCATCTGGTGTTGTTTCTGCGGCCATTGGAGATGATGGTTCTTTGTGGGTTTGGGGAAAGTCGAAGCGTGGCCAACTTGGTCTTGGAAATCAAGTAACGGAGTCTGTGGTGCCTTCCAGAGTTGAAGCACTTGCAggagagaaaataattaag GTATCGTTTGGTTGGGGGCATGCTCTTGCACTGACTGAGGATGGAAAGTTGTTTGGTTGGGGTTATTCAGCTGATGGTAGGTTAGGAAGCATTACAGAATCTTTGGGGACGTCTCTACTGGAATCACGGGGAGATTTGAATAATAGGGAACTGTCAAGTTCAACACTGGAAGCTGCTGAGAAGCTGGTTTTAGAAGGGATGGCGAAGGAGAATAACATGCCAATAATTTGGGAACCTAGTTTAGTGAGAGAACTACATTCTGTTGACGTTGTAGACATTGCatgtggttttgatcattcATTAATTCTTTGTG TTTCAGGTGATGGAACACTACTAAGCTGTGGGAGCAATGTATATGGTCAGTTGGGCAGAGAAAAACAGGATTTAGGGTTGTTTCCTGTTGACATAAGCTTCCGTCCCACGTATATAGCATCAGGGCTTGGCCATTCTTTGGCGATTTGCCAGGTTCCATCATCAAATGTTATAGGAGGGGCCGAAGGCATTGTTACTTGGGGGTGGAATCAGAGCTCTCAGCTTGGAAGAGGTGGATCTGAGAATATTCCGTTGGTGATTGAAGGATTGGAAGGGGAAATTCCTGTCACAGTGTCAGGAGGGCGTGTGCATTCCATAGCTCTCACATCCAAGGGAGAAGTGTGGGTTTGGGGTTGTGGTAAGAACGGAAGGCTTGGGTTAGGAAGCTCCTGTGACGAAGCTGAACCAATATTGCTCGACTTTGTAGAGGGTTGTCAAGTTTTACAAGCAGTGTCCGGATTTGATCATAATCTCGTCCTCATTGCCGAATGA
- the LOC18771224 gene encoding ultraviolet-B receptor UVR8 isoform X2 has product MPGVGSLVKGPRAVNVIIQRLQRCMSSTTGAVMSFGDGSHGALGLPTSLMGLGVDAYEPIRVPSLPSDVTSVTAGHYHSLAVTSQGQLWAWGRDLEAQLGRGLPSPRDSWNEPKKVAGLDQVNVCAAFASGVVSAAIGDDGSLWVWGKSKRGQLGLGNQVTESVVPSRVEALAGEKIIKVSFGWGHALALTEDGKLFGWGYSADGRLGSITESLGTSLLESRGDLNNRELSSSTLEAAEKLVLEGMAKENNMPIIWEPSLVRELHSVDVVDIACGFDHSLILCGDGTLLSCGSNVYGQLGREKQDLGLFPVDISFRPTYIASGLGHSLAICQVPSSNVIGGAEGIVTWGWNQSSQLGRGGSENIPLVIEGLEGEIPVTVSGGRVHSIALTSKGEVWVWGCGKNGRLGLGSSCDEAEPILLDFVEGCQVLQAVSGFDHNLVLIAE; this is encoded by the exons ATGCCAGGAGTGGGATCGCTGGTGAAGGGGCCTCGGGCAGTGAACGTGATCATCCAAAGGTTACAGAGATGTATGAGCAGCACAACCGGCGCTGTGATGAGCTTTGGAGACGGAAGCCATGGAGCTCTGGGTTTGCCCACTTCCCTCATGGGCCTTGGTGTGGACGCTTACGAGCCTATTCGGGTCCCTTCTCTGCCTTCTGATGTCACCAGCGTCACCGCCGGACACTACCACTCGCTTGCTGTGACTTCCCAAGGCCAGCTCTGGGCTTGGGGCCGAGACCTTGAAGCCCAGCTCGGCCGTGGTCTCCCTTCTCCCAG AGATTCATGGAATGAACCAAAGAAAGTAGCAGGGTTGGATCAAGTAAATGTTTGTGCTGCATTTGCATCTGGTGTTGTTTCTGCGGCCATTGGAGATGATGGTTCTTTGTGGGTTTGGGGAAAGTCGAAGCGTGGCCAACTTGGTCTTGGAAATCAAGTAACGGAGTCTGTGGTGCCTTCCAGAGTTGAAGCACTTGCAggagagaaaataattaag GTATCGTTTGGTTGGGGGCATGCTCTTGCACTGACTGAGGATGGAAAGTTGTTTGGTTGGGGTTATTCAGCTGATGGTAGGTTAGGAAGCATTACAGAATCTTTGGGGACGTCTCTACTGGAATCACGGGGAGATTTGAATAATAGGGAACTGTCAAGTTCAACACTGGAAGCTGCTGAGAAGCTGGTTTTAGAAGGGATGGCGAAGGAGAATAACATGCCAATAATTTGGGAACCTAGTTTAGTGAGAGAACTACATTCTGTTGACGTTGTAGACATTGCatgtggttttgatcattcATTAATTCTTTGTG GTGATGGAACACTACTAAGCTGTGGGAGCAATGTATATGGTCAGTTGGGCAGAGAAAAACAGGATTTAGGGTTGTTTCCTGTTGACATAAGCTTCCGTCCCACGTATATAGCATCAGGGCTTGGCCATTCTTTGGCGATTTGCCAGGTTCCATCATCAAATGTTATAGGAGGGGCCGAAGGCATTGTTACTTGGGGGTGGAATCAGAGCTCTCAGCTTGGAAGAGGTGGATCTGAGAATATTCCGTTGGTGATTGAAGGATTGGAAGGGGAAATTCCTGTCACAGTGTCAGGAGGGCGTGTGCATTCCATAGCTCTCACATCCAAGGGAGAAGTGTGGGTTTGGGGTTGTGGTAAGAACGGAAGGCTTGGGTTAGGAAGCTCCTGTGACGAAGCTGAACCAATATTGCTCGACTTTGTAGAGGGTTGTCAAGTTTTACAAGCAGTGTCCGGATTTGATCATAATCTCGTCCTCATTGCCGAATGA